A window of Ovis canadensis isolate MfBH-ARS-UI-01 breed Bighorn chromosome X, ARS-UI_OviCan_v2, whole genome shotgun sequence contains these coding sequences:
- the LOC138930333 gene encoding melanoma-associated antigen 10-like has protein sequence MSELSKPEEDFQDPGEAQGPVTAQLLGAEAGVAASASASSPTVSSLGTGESLPQEVLNEMIASLMKFLLLKYRAKEPTSQAEMLNKVLRDNQEYFPVVFSQASQCLQLVFGVEVKEVDPREHIYIMVSILGLSCNAMLSSGQSIPKAGLLVLVLNLIMRNGDRAPEEKVWGALSRLRVYAGSVHCIFGEPRTLLTHVWVQEGYLEYRQVPYSHPARYEFLWGPRAYAETSKWEIMAFLLRVKQRALRAFPLQSAEAAREDDEAD, from the coding sequence ATGAGTGAGCTGAGCAAGCCCGAGGAAGATTTTCAGGACCCTGGCGAGGCCCAGGGCCCGGTGACTGCGCAGCTCTTGGGGGCTGAGGCAGGGGTGGCTGCATCTGCCTCGGCCTCCTCCCCCACAGTGTCCTCCTTAGGCACTGGGGAGTCCTTGCCCCAGGAAGTGCTGAATGAGATGATAGCTAGCCTAATGAAGTTCCTGCTCCTCAAGTATCGAGCCAAGGAGCCGACCTCCCAGGCGGAAATGCTGAATAAGGTCCTCAGGGATAACCAGGAGTACTTCCCGGTGGTCTTCAGCCAAGCCTCGCAGTGCCTGCAGCTGGTCTTTGGCGTGGAAGTGAAGGAGGTGGACCCCAGGGAGCACATCTACATCATGGTCTCCATCCTGGGCCTCAGCTGCAACGCAATGCTGAGCAGTGGGCAGAGCATCCCCAAGGCCGGCCTCCTGGTGCTGGTCCTCAACCTGATCATGCGCAATGGAGACCGTGCCCCTGAGGAGAAGGTCTGGGGAGCACTCAGCAGATTGCGTGTGTATGCTGGGAGTGTGCACTGCATCTTTGGGGAGCCCAGGACGCTTCTGACCCACGTGTGGGTGCAGGAGGGGTACCTGGAGTACCGGCAGGTGCCTTACAGCCACCCTGCTCGCTATGAGTTCCTGTGGGGTCCCCGGGCTTATGCGGAGACCAGCAAGTGGGAAATCATGGCATTTCTGCTCAGGGTCAAACAAAGGGCTTTGAGGGCCTTCCCACTGCAGTCTGCAGAGGCTGCAAGGGAGGACGATGAGGCGGACTGA